The sequence ccaagggaatctggtgataaccctggaaggcgtctaagaaactcatccgaggatgaccGATAGTGGCATCCACGCGGTTGATCAAtgcgtggcattgggaacgaatctttgggatgTGCCTTGTTCAGAtcggtaaagtccacacataccctccacgttccatttttctttttaacgacaACTATATGGGCTAACCACTCgtggtagaaaacttctttgatagcccaagcccttttgagtttgagcacctcttccttcacggcctcggaatgttccctggaagatcgccgaggtgggcCGCCTTCTCGGAATGATAGCCGGGTTGACATTtaggtgatgacaaatgaagcccggatccggctggagcttcataaggatcccacgcaaaaacatcaacattatccctcaagaactctaacaactccattttctcttggtgtggtaaaagtacaccgacttggaagaatctctccgggtcatcggcccaggaaacttctctaatccctcgcactcgtgtctcatctcctgtcacctcTCCGGATGAGTCGAGCCGTTAACCGCTATAATCCCTTGTTGATCAAAGCGAAGACTCGGCTTCGTCTGATGCGGTACCGCGGCCGATATGCACCGCCCGGCTCCGATTGGTCGCCGAGGATTTCTCAACACATTCCCCgagggaatttaactttaacatgtaaggtcgaggagacggctccaagcgcatgcaaccaaggccctggcaaggatggccgtgtatggagagtacgcatcaacgacgatgaagtccacctccaccGTTTCGAGCCGGACCGAACGGGCAagcggatctgtcccttcggcacaacggctctccttcgaagcttataagtggcgagtcataaggagtaaggtcttccaacttcaatcttaaccccttaaacggatcagggtacatgatatccgcaccgctgcacgtctatcatcaccctcacatcatagttcccaattccgagggtaaccacaagagcatcgtcatgggggcTGGAtggtccctaccttatcctcctccgagaaatctaggacgggcaaagtgcccttcaacctcttcggccgtGACCCATGTCCTCGGTCTCttgatgggaaaccgccatcaccctagtgggacctgagccggtcttGCTGTGGggcggcgaagataacattaattgttcccaaggcCGGGCCGAGATATATTGTTCCTgcggttgtttgaaccaactgaGCTGGCCACCCCAAAGTGGCCGACACAAGTgcgcttcaactttccctcaccgcgagactgctctagatggttccacaatgtccgacggttctcggtagtgtggcctacATCCTGATGGTCCTGGCAAAAGAGATTTCGGTTTCTTCTCGcggggtcccccgccatcttgccTGGCCACCCGAAGaaaggctctttacgaactttctctagtaatcGATGCACCGAAGCTCTTGGAACACAAGTATTTACGgcccgaggtgcgccgagccggattgcccggtaatccctcctcggcttgttgttgtggtatctatcCGGcatgaaatcccttctctctacggataaccttttcctttcccttcccttgtccTGCCggtcttcttctaccctctttgtactcatcaatacgatccataaggcggcgtacactgcggacgggctttttcgtcaaagactttcttaggtcgtggtcggTAGGGAGACCtactttaaaggtattaagcgccacctcgtcaaagtcaccatctatctcgttaaacatctcccaagtatcggtcggagtatgctttcaagtgtctccccttccttcatggccatggatagcagcgaatccaatggccgagggacttgctacacgtaatgaaccgcgaagcaaatgccctagtcggctcccaaacgagcctacggacctagatttgagaccgttaaaccatctcatagccacggAGTCCCAAGCCTGGAGGggaaaaactttacacatcgagtctcattgtgagagtgcaccgccatcctctggttgaagtgactcacgtgcttcaccggatcagtccggccattataaatggtgaaggtgggctgggtgaacctcctggggagcctcctgCTCAATCCTCCGCGGAAAAcgggagatttagagagttggtgcaacgccacactcatggtatcgttgcacgagcccctagaacgaggcttcttacgtctgcgagttggttGGCTGCCCTCCTCAGTCGAGGATGTTCCTGGTGGGAGTGCGCGACCTTGAGCCGTGGCCGCTCCCTATCCTCCTctcgaggaagaactagacaaGGACGGGGAAGCCTTACGTTTagcgcggcgtaacttcctcttcaaacgatcgatttccctctgcatggatttagaaccctcgtcatgggtagtgctaccccctccatgagtatggccgGCACTTGGATACTCgtatggacactcccctcacgatccctacgatgttcaagacgttggaaataatcttccggttgtgatccttgtgactctcgcatggtgagagcctaagcctaccataatatccctacctcttctagactagatttcccacgtacggcgccaattgtaagtgcacaattgcactcgGCCCCAAGAACAATTACGGGCTCAAGCCCagacgagccttaaacaatgtaatttgtagagtgtgggcttgaaacccaaggttagaagtgtttgaggattaaatagcaagctaaagattataaacacttaaaaacaacaaagaatgctatgAATCAATCtactcggacgtaagccgaagctgttcttatataatttctctctctttctttttctctttcttttaggttacaaagaggaGATCCCCCTTTCTGCTTAGATTCTtccttaaatactactctcttgaataccttttacacgtgttgctttacctcccctttaacctagatatttcttttccagtgcctttgaatagtaaccgaagtttctcttccattgttcaggtgtcacttccccatcaatgcggccagggtggtaggtgcagggtctttaatgtggaggtagcagcctttatctttgacatttcttcaacaccagtgcttctggggcattctagggtttacccctttcaaccattggtcttaaccgtgtcatcccctaatctttattgcgaaaccccgagttctccggtgtccgtccgaggataagttcaccctcggctggatcctcggaccctcggcgtatgggccgacccatagtaccaacaaattctaaacccagtagcaggtcggccttccttaacacggcccaaaaggcccacattctcatcaggatctttttgccccccacagtAACAATGGAAGATATCATTCATATGTAATTTTAGTCACAtgattttttaaacaaatcacgtgacttgtttaaataattcaCATGAATAGTCTTATAATTTGCCATATAATGGATTTAAAAAATAGCTTCAAATAAGTTGACCCAAATTTTGTCATTCTCTTTGGAGATGACAAAGTTGATCCCGAAATTAGTTTGGAGAAGTCTCCTCCAACCTACCACATAGCAATTTACAAGATTATTCATATATTATAAACAAGCCatattattcatttaaaaagTCATGATATTAAAACCAACACATGGATAATCTCTTCAATTGCTATATGATAAATTGGAGGAAGATGACAGAAACCAATTTGGAGCTAAACTTTCCGCAAGAGAGGTGTTGTGTGGGGATTGACAAATCTTTTAAATAGAGGGGGTGTTATAGATTAGGAAAATAGTAACTTTAGAGTGTTAGTGCTTCATCTTTTCATATGAATGGTAGATCTtatcattaatttaataagTAGGATCAACTATTAGTATGTGAGTAGAAGTATTAACTATAAAgtcattatacttttttttaggggAATCGATTGTAGACTTTATGGATTAAATATCATGGTATAcaattgaaaagagaaaataagggCATTATTCAAACCAAGAAAATGCTTCCTCTTTCCCATTGGCAACACTAGCAAGAGCTAGAGCAACTCTATTACATTTTAATGGCACACTATCAAAAGAAACAGAATGAAAGCTTTCACAAATTAAATTTACTTCTTCAACTTCAAGTATCCATGCAACTTCAAGTCTCTCGATGACCATAGAAATCAGTGAATCTCCATAAAATTCTTTCCTGAAAAAGTAAGGCGTCAATGTGATAGGGGTCCTGAATTAGGACCATAAGATCAATGTGGTCTTGCCATAGAAGAGCTAAGCCCCCTCCTAATCCAATCCTTGGAACCTCCATGCCTTTATTCCATAATAGAGACCGCTTCAATCTCTGGTAACCACCAGTATCAAGTTTAATTTCAATGAGAAACAGAACTTGGGGACCTTCTTCCCTCGCTAAACAGCAAAGTTCATGAACTGCCTCTGGATCCCAAGCCCATGGCAATTTAAGCTCAAATTATACTTGTTATACTCTAGAGTAGTGAATAATTACTCTATGGTGTGTCAGCTCTCAAAATtcttttcacaatagttgatGTGCTATATTGTAATTGGTTTTAAATAATAGTGTTTAGTGATAAATTCATGTAAAATTGATATAGTTGTAATCATAACTTGTCACATCAATAGTTATGGTAAGATACACAAATTAAACTCAGGATTTCACCCTTAAAGAGGAAGTGTGGTTTGAGCTAGAGTTCATCAGCGCTTAAAGTGATTCATTTATGACATGCAAAGTTTGGAATCTGAAGACTTGACAAGAAGAGAAGAACTATTTTCTGCTCTTGAAATGCCatatcaaaaagaaaacagaaaaaaagaaagataatattaataataatgcAGGGTCTTGTTGAAGTTTTATATTAATGCCAGAATTTACGTTAAGTCATGAATTCACTATCCTTGGTTTAACTGGTATGTAACAATCACAGCAACAAAGTTTCAATGATGTGTTCCAATATCGTGGTCCTATAGGTAGTATTCTCCTATGAGCAATATATTAAGTTGCCTGGACATCCTGATGCATAAGCTGGCTGAATGTTGGATAATAGAAATCTCTTTCATCTGCTCTCAAAATTGGCTTTCTAGCATTCCCCCTGCATGGACCTGTATAAGAGCTATGCCCTTGTCCACTGTGCACTCTTTTCCTGGTTAAAGTTAACCCAACCCACCTTGGGATTCGGGTTCCATAATAGTTTGATCTATTGTTTCCAAGAAAACTTCTTATCAAAGATAAAAGATTTTGAACCAAGTTTCATTATAAGCATCATGGCAGCATCAATTAAATTACCTTCAGACTTGGCAGAAAGATTGTACAGAACTTCTCAAGTAGATTTGCAAACAAGGTGTTATccccaaaagagagcaaaatgTATCAAttaattgtaactccaaatgttaattgtTACTAAATACTAGAAATAACCTTAATGAAATTGCACTGATGAGTATTAAAGGCTGTAGATTATGTCATCTGTCCCTACCCATCATTGTCTTAACAAGATCTAGAATTCGAACGTAATGATAAAACAGTGATGATTGCTTGCCATCCAGTCCATTTCTACTCACTCGGTTGCTGCCAGCAAGGTTATTGCAAGGACTTCCACCAATGACAAGATCAAACCCACCGAATGAACTGATCCACTGATCTAGCCTTTCAATGCTGACTTGTTGTACATCTGCAATCTCAATAAGTTGTCCACGCTGGTTGGTTTGCTCCCACCAACTACGAATAATATTTCTATTGACTTCAGCAATCTCGACAGAGACCACATTTTTCAGGGGAATCCCAAGTCGATGCAAAGCAACTTCAGCACCACCAATCCCAGAGAAAAGTGAAAGGATGTTAATTCCATTCGGAAACTGGTTCTTCAATACAGAAAGGTGGTAGGCAACTGTGTCAACCTAaaaccaatttatttatttagttcatTCTATGCGCACTAATAAGGAAACCATAGTACTCAAAAAACATGAAATCTTAGAGATTACCAACCTGAAATGAGTTTCCAAGTGCTTTATATCTATCTGTCCTACTAATTCCACCACCCCTAGTGTGGTCCCTTGGGAATCCAAGCAACATCTCCATTTCATCTGGTTCAAGAGGTGcaactttattttttccaacCCAAACTAAATTCCATTTTCTACATTGTTCAAATACAAACTTCTGCACATGTGGAGGAGGTTCATCACCATACTTCTCATTGTTCTCAAGTGCATTCCTTATCCTCTCAGTGAGTTTAGCACTCCCAATTACAGTTTGAAGGCAATTCAGTTTTGTTCTTTTGTCCCATAAAGGCCACCACTTACTGGTTAAGGGTAAGGCTTCTTGTATGGTTCGTGGGGGTATTGGCAAAAGAGGGAATCGGTTCTGAATTGGAAGGTTATGGACATAACCTCTTTTCCTTGCAGCAGCACTGAAATGTGTAGAATCAACAAATTCTGGCTCTATGTCATACAAGAAACGTGATATTTTACTCCACGCCCCCTTTGGTGTAAGAGCCACGTTTTCATAATAGAAATAAGGAGGACCAATAGCTACCTCTGGGAGTTTTCTCTCAACAATAGGCCAAGGATCATCAGGAATCCCAAATCCTATCATTGGATTAGGGAGATGCATAATGTCTCCATCTTCATCCCAATGCTTCTTCTCACTCCCCTTGTGCCATTTTCTTCCAAATTGTTGGAATTTGTGAagcttccttttcttttctctagcTAGATAATCATTTCTAGGCTGTCAAAATAAATCAGCATCAGCAGATACAAACTCCATACTCATTAGCTTAGGCAGGAACTAAAAAATCTAAGGTTTCAATAGCTGCTACAATTGATTTAAAAGGATTAAATAACACACCATTGTATAGGAATAAGAAGTCATGACCGAGGTGCTATCTTCCTCATCAGGTGATTCTCTAAGCTGGGCATCAAAATCCTTTACCATTTGAGCAGCACATATGTAATCTGTCAACTCTGACAGTTGTGCTTCTGAacctacaatatttaaattagaTACTATAAGAATAAAAAGCAACAAGAAAATTAGATCAGTGCTTCATTAGAGTTGAAAAAGGATTGGACAGCCATATAATGTACATTAGCAAGAACGATAGCCCCATGATTAATTGTTTTAAATGGGAAACAAGGTGAAACTATAAAATTCATCAACGCTGCTGACACTCTTGACAAGAACAATTTGACGTTGCAAATATCATTCCTGATAAGTCTCATAGATAATCTAGCAAATCCACCATGCAAACAAGTATTATAATTATAGAT comes from Castanea sativa cultivar Marrone di Chiusa Pesio chromosome 3, ASM4071231v1 and encodes:
- the LOC142629902 gene encoding DNA (cytosine-5)-methyltransferase DRM2-like — translated: MDAKSASNGNHDADWNTDDELEVCNESFSHWGSTSSGQEANGGFGEASSPTNSTKLIHDFVGMGFSKTMVVKAIEENGEDDSEAILETLLTYTVVENFPEEEGLSTKPCTFKSPDNLSEMDSCLGIEENSNHILEKDTMLSSLVDMGYLVEEALTAMNNCGSEAQLSELTDYICAAQMVKDFDAQLRESPDEEDSTSVMTSYSYTMPRNDYLAREKKRKLHKFQQFGRKWHKGSEKKHWDEDGDIMHLPNPMIGFGIPDDPWPIVERKLPEVAIGPPYFYYENVALTPKGAWSKISRFLYDIEPEFVDSTHFSAAARKRGYVHNLPIQNRFPLLPIPPRTIQEALPLTSKWWPLWDKRTKLNCLQTVIGSAKLTERIRNALENNEKYGDEPPPHVQKFVFEQCRKWNLVWVGKNKVAPLEPDEMEMLLGFPRDHTRGGGISRTDRYKALGNSFQVDTVAYHLSVLKNQFPNGINILSLFSGIGGAEVALHRLGIPLKNVVSVEIAEVNRNIIRSWWEQTNQRGQLIEIADVQQVSIERLDQWISSFGGFDLVIGGSPCNNLAGSNRVSRNGLDGKQSSLFYHYVRILDLVKTMMGRDR